A single window of Streptomyces aquilus DNA harbors:
- a CDS encoding SgcJ/EcaC family oxidoreductase codes for MTPRPITKRVAVVTAGALVAVGTFAAGVGVAGPEKQQHAKKPAKAEIAALFDGWNAALRTRDAETVADRYAKDAVLLPTVSNKVRTDHAGIVDYFEHFLKNKPVGKKIETHINVLDANSALDAGVYEFTLTDPDTGAKRVVKARYTYEYEKRDGKWKIVNHHSSAMPEG; via the coding sequence ATGACCCCTCGCCCGATAACCAAGCGTGTAGCCGTCGTCACCGCCGGTGCCCTCGTCGCCGTCGGCACCTTCGCCGCCGGGGTCGGTGTCGCCGGGCCGGAGAAGCAGCAGCACGCCAAGAAGCCCGCCAAGGCCGAGATCGCCGCCCTCTTCGACGGCTGGAACGCCGCCCTGCGAACCCGCGACGCCGAGACCGTCGCCGACCGGTACGCCAAGGACGCGGTGCTGCTGCCGACCGTCTCCAACAAGGTCCGCACCGACCACGCCGGCATCGTCGACTACTTCGAGCACTTCCTCAAGAACAAGCCGGTCGGCAAGAAGATCGAGACGCACATCAACGTCCTCGACGCCAACTCCGCCCTCGACGCGGGCGTGTACGAGTTCACGCTCACCGACCCCGACACCGGCGCCAAGCGCGTCGTCAAGGCCCGCTACACCTACGAGTACGAGAAGCGCGACGGCAAGTGGAAGATCGTCAACCACCACTCTTCGGCGATGCCCGAAGGCTGA
- a CDS encoding sensor histidine kinase has product MNRQLIQSYILLVAVAILLFTVPVAFTLTDQLRDDTEQSLLREANTMAVLLGNGTSSSCQALHDVARAYGDVQATPTAACDPKLRTPVADAALTRAVRDGKPTTDWGSDFVWGSHLTVTVPVEGEKAAVRIVFSTSDMTRRLWSIWGFRAGLAVLVIAAAAAIGAYAARRITAPLRELNAMASKFSDGDLTARSPVTGPPETQTLARTLNQGAERLDTLVASQRIFVADASHQLRTPLTALRLSLDNIADGVDDEFVREDVEQATAEVVRMSRLVNGLLVLARAEAKVSAAEPLSLGDIVAERLDVWRPAADERGVTIALGGSTADGRLLVLASPGHLDQVLDNVLSNALEVSPDGATITVAHEARGDEILLTVRDQGPGMSDAEKSRAFDRFWRGQGLTGRSGSGLGLAVVKQLVTDDGGTVTLADAPGGGLVVRISLRASPKSGG; this is encoded by the coding sequence ATGAACCGGCAGCTCATCCAGAGTTACATCCTGCTCGTCGCGGTGGCGATCCTGCTGTTCACGGTGCCGGTGGCGTTCACGCTCACGGATCAGCTCCGGGACGACACCGAGCAGTCCCTCCTGCGCGAGGCGAACACCATGGCGGTGCTGCTGGGCAACGGCACCAGTTCCTCGTGCCAGGCCCTGCACGACGTCGCCAGAGCGTACGGCGACGTCCAGGCGACGCCCACGGCCGCCTGTGACCCGAAGCTGAGGACTCCCGTCGCGGACGCGGCGCTGACCCGGGCCGTGCGGGACGGCAAGCCGACCACCGACTGGGGTTCCGACTTCGTCTGGGGCAGCCATCTGACGGTCACCGTCCCCGTCGAGGGCGAGAAGGCCGCCGTACGGATCGTTTTCTCGACCTCGGACATGACCAGGCGGCTCTGGAGCATCTGGGGCTTCCGGGCCGGGCTCGCCGTGCTGGTCATCGCGGCCGCCGCCGCGATCGGCGCGTACGCCGCCCGCCGGATCACCGCCCCGCTCCGCGAACTCAACGCCATGGCCAGCAAGTTCAGCGACGGCGACCTGACCGCGCGCTCGCCGGTGACGGGCCCGCCGGAGACCCAGACGCTGGCCCGCACCCTGAACCAGGGCGCGGAACGCCTGGACACCCTGGTCGCCTCCCAGCGCATCTTCGTGGCGGACGCCTCCCATCAACTCCGCACGCCCCTGACGGCGTTGCGGCTGTCCCTGGACAACATCGCGGACGGCGTGGACGACGAGTTCGTACGGGAGGACGTGGAGCAGGCGACGGCCGAGGTGGTCCGGATGAGCCGCCTGGTGAACGGGCTGCTGGTGCTGGCGCGGGCGGAGGCGAAGGTGTCGGCCGCGGAGCCGTTGTCGCTCGGGGACATCGTCGCCGAACGCCTCGACGTGTGGAGGCCGGCCGCCGACGAGCGCGGAGTCACCATCGCGCTGGGGGGGAGTACCGCCGACGGCCGGCTGCTGGTGCTGGCCAGCCCCGGTCATCTGGACCAGGTGCTGGACAACGTGCTCTCGAATGCCCTGGAGGTGTCGCCGGACGGCGCCACGATCACGGTCGCCCACGAGGCGCGGGGCGACGAGATCCTGCTGACCGTGCGGGACCAGGGGCCGGGCATGTCCGACGCGGAGAAGTCCCGCGCCTTCGACCGCTTCTGGCGCGGCCAGGGTCTGACCGGGCGCTCCGGGTCGGGACTCGGCCTCGCCGTCGTCAAACAACTGGTGACCGACGACGGCGGGACCGTGACACTGGCGGATGCGCCAGGGGGTGGGCTGGTGGTGCGGATCAGCCTTCGGGCATCGCCGAAGAGTGGTGGTTGA
- a CDS encoding response regulator transcription factor, with protein MRVLLVEDDEPVAESLRRGLLRYGFEVAWVTTGGAALGHAEPYDVVLLDLGLPDTDGLDVCKALRERGNVPIIVISARSDETDRVVGLELGADDYVSKPFGVREVIARIRAVMRRAQPRTEVAAAGPDRYGSRLTIDRKAARVRLDGAEVALAPKEYDLLAFLTEEPGALMSREQIMEAVWDANWFGPTKTLDVHVAALRRKLAGAVTIEAVRGVGFRLEIAGDASPS; from the coding sequence GTGCGCGTACTGCTGGTGGAAGACGATGAGCCGGTCGCCGAGTCGCTCCGGCGCGGACTGCTGCGTTACGGCTTCGAGGTGGCTTGGGTCACCACGGGCGGGGCGGCCCTGGGGCACGCGGAGCCCTACGACGTCGTACTCCTCGATCTCGGTCTGCCCGACACCGACGGCCTCGACGTGTGCAAGGCGCTGCGCGAGCGCGGGAACGTGCCGATCATCGTGATCAGCGCGCGCAGCGACGAGACGGACCGGGTGGTCGGCCTGGAGCTCGGCGCGGACGACTACGTCTCGAAGCCGTTCGGGGTGCGGGAGGTCATCGCGCGGATAAGGGCGGTGATGCGCCGCGCCCAGCCGCGCACCGAGGTCGCGGCGGCCGGTCCCGACCGCTACGGCAGCCGCCTCACCATCGACCGCAAGGCGGCCCGGGTCCGCTTGGACGGCGCGGAGGTGGCCCTCGCCCCCAAGGAGTACGACCTGCTGGCCTTCCTCACCGAGGAGCCCGGCGCGCTGATGTCGCGCGAGCAGATCATGGAAGCGGTCTGGGACGCGAACTGGTTCGGCCCGACCAAGACCCTCGACGTCCATGTGGCGGCCCTGCGGCGGAAGCTGGCGGGCGCCGTCACCATCGAGGCGGTACGGGGCGTCGGCTTCCGGCTGGAGATCGCAGGGGACGCGTCGCCCTCATGA
- a CDS encoding aspartate kinase, giving the protein MGLVVQKYGGSSVADAEGIKRVAKRIVEAKKNGHQVVVVVSAMGDTTDELIDLAEQVSPMPAGREFDMLLTAGERISMALLAMAIKNLGHEAQSFTGSQAGVITDSVHNKARIIDVTPGRIRESLDKGNIAIVAGFQGVSQDKKDITTLGRGGSDTTAVALAAALDAEVCEIYTDVDGVFTADPRVVKKAKKIDWISFEDMLELAASGSKVLLHRCVEYARRYNIPIHVRSSFSGLQGTWVSSEPIKQGDKPVEQAIISGVAHDTSEAKVTVVGVPDKPGEAATIFRAISDAEINIDMIVQNVSAASTGLTDISFTLPKAEGRKAIDALEKHKEGIGFESLRYDDQIGKISLVGAGMKTNPGVTATFFEALSEAGVNIELISTSEIRISVVTRADDVNEAVRAVHTAFGLDSDSDEAVVYGGTGR; this is encoded by the coding sequence GTGGGCCTTGTCGTGCAGAAGTACGGAGGCTCCTCCGTAGCCGATGCCGAGGGCATCAAGCGCGTCGCCAAGCGGATCGTGGAAGCGAAGAAGAACGGCCACCAGGTGGTCGTCGTCGTTTCCGCGATGGGCGACACGACGGACGAGCTGATCGATCTCGCCGAGCAGGTATCCCCGATGCCTGCCGGGCGTGAGTTCGACATGCTGCTGACCGCCGGAGAGCGTATCTCCATGGCCCTGCTGGCCATGGCGATCAAAAACCTGGGCCACGAGGCCCAGTCGTTCACCGGCAGCCAGGCGGGTGTCATCACCGACTCGGTCCACAACAAAGCGCGGATCATCGACGTCACGCCGGGCCGCATCCGGGAGTCCCTCGACAAGGGCAACATCGCCATCGTCGCGGGCTTCCAGGGCGTCAGCCAGGACAAGAAGGACATCACCACGCTCGGCCGCGGCGGTTCCGACACCACGGCCGTGGCGCTGGCCGCCGCCCTCGACGCCGAGGTGTGCGAGATCTACACCGACGTGGACGGCGTGTTCACCGCCGACCCGCGCGTGGTGAAGAAGGCGAAGAAGATCGACTGGATCTCCTTCGAGGACATGCTGGAGCTCGCGGCCTCCGGTTCCAAGGTGCTGCTCCACCGCTGTGTGGAGTACGCCCGCCGCTACAACATCCCGATCCACGTCCGGTCCAGCTTCAGCGGGTTGCAGGGCACGTGGGTCAGCAGTGAGCCCATCAAGCAGGGAGACAAGCCGGTGGAGCAGGCCATCATCTCCGGTGTCGCGCACGACACCTCCGAGGCCAAGGTGACGGTCGTCGGCGTGCCGGACAAGCCGGGCGAGGCCGCGACGATCTTCCGGGCGATCTCCGACGCCGAGATCAACATCGACATGATCGTGCAGAACGTGTCCGCCGCCTCCACCGGTCTGACGGACATCTCCTTCACCCTCCCCAAGGCCGAGGGCCGCAAGGCCATCGACGCCCTGGAGAAGCACAAGGAGGGCATCGGCTTCGAGTCGCTGCGCTACGACGACCAGATCGGCAAGATCTCCCTCGTCGGCGCCGGCATGAAGACCAACCCGGGCGTGACCGCGACCTTCTTCGAGGCGCTGTCCGAGGCGGGCGTGAACATCGAGCTGATCTCGACCTCCGAGATCCGCATCTCGGTCGTCACCCGCGCCGACGACGTCAACGAGGCCGTCCGCGCCGTCCACACCGCCTTCGGGCTCGACTCCGACAGTGACGAGGCCGTCGTCTACGGAGGCACCGGGCGATGA
- a CDS encoding aspartate-semialdehyde dehydrogenase: MTSPPTLAVVGATGAVGTVMLQILSQHADIWGEIRLIASPRSAGRKLAVRGAEVEVVALTEEAFDGVDVAMFDVPDEVSAQWAPIAAARGAIVVDNSGAFRMDPEVPLVVPEVNPHAARVRPRGIIANPNCTTLSMIVALGALHAEFGLRELVVSSYQAVSGAGRAGVETLRQQLALVAGTELGTHPGDVRRAVGDNTGPFPEPVALNVVPWAGSLREDGWSSEEMKVRDESRKILGLPELPVAVTCVRVPVVTTHSLTVHARFEGEVTVAKAREILATAPGVVLFDNPAAGEFPTPADVVGTDPTWVGRVRRALDDPTALELFVCGDNLRKGAALNTAQIAELVAAEFTGG, encoded by the coding sequence ATGACCAGCCCACCGACGCTCGCGGTCGTGGGAGCGACCGGAGCCGTCGGCACGGTCATGCTCCAGATCCTGTCCCAGCACGCGGACATCTGGGGCGAGATCCGCCTGATCGCCTCCCCGCGCTCGGCCGGCCGCAAGCTGGCCGTGCGCGGCGCGGAGGTCGAGGTCGTGGCCCTCACCGAGGAGGCCTTCGACGGGGTCGACGTCGCCATGTTCGACGTACCCGACGAGGTCTCCGCGCAGTGGGCGCCGATCGCCGCGGCGCGCGGGGCGATCGTCGTGGACAACTCGGGCGCCTTCCGGATGGACCCGGAAGTGCCCCTCGTCGTCCCCGAGGTCAATCCGCACGCCGCCCGGGTGCGGCCGCGCGGCATCATCGCCAACCCGAACTGCACGACCCTGTCGATGATCGTCGCCCTGGGCGCGCTGCACGCTGAGTTCGGGCTGCGTGAGCTGGTGGTGTCGTCGTACCAGGCGGTGAGCGGGGCCGGGCGGGCCGGCGTGGAGACACTGCGGCAGCAGCTCGCCCTGGTCGCCGGTACGGAACTGGGGACGCACCCCGGGGACGTACGCCGGGCCGTGGGCGACAACACCGGGCCGTTCCCGGAGCCGGTCGCGCTGAACGTCGTGCCGTGGGCCGGGTCGCTGCGCGAGGACGGCTGGTCGTCGGAGGAGATGAAGGTGCGGGACGAGTCCCGCAAGATCCTCGGCCTGCCCGAACTGCCCGTCGCCGTCACCTGTGTGCGGGTCCCGGTGGTCACCACGCACTCGCTGACCGTCCACGCCCGCTTCGAGGGCGAGGTCACCGTCGCCAAGGCGCGGGAGATCCTCGCCACCGCCCCGGGCGTCGTACTGTTCGACAACCCGGCGGCCGGGGAGTTCCCGACGCCCGCCGACGTCGTCGGCACCGATCCCACCTGGGTGGGGCGGGTGCGCCGGGCGCTCGACGACCCGACCGCCCTCGAACTCTTCGTGTGCGGCGACAACCTCCGCAAGGGCGCGGCGCTCAACACCGCGCAGATCGCCGAGCTGGTCGCGGCCGAATTCACGGGCGGCTGA
- a CDS encoding SigE family RNA polymerase sigma factor has product MPVIAPMPAARPARIPNQRDGAEDATAAGTTVDHLTETYRAHYSSLLRLAALLLDDTASCEDVVQEAFIRVHSARKRVRDRDKTLAYLRQTVVNLSRSALRRRILGLKLLSKPMPDMASAEEGAYDQLERDSLIKAMKGLQRRQREVLVLRYFADMTEAQVAETLGISLGSVKAYGSRGIAALRVAMEAPA; this is encoded by the coding sequence ATGCCGGTGATCGCGCCCATGCCCGCAGCGCGGCCCGCCCGCATTCCGAACCAGCGCGACGGCGCCGAGGACGCCACGGCGGCCGGCACGACCGTCGACCACCTCACCGAGACGTACCGGGCGCACTACAGCTCCCTGCTGCGTCTCGCCGCCCTCCTCCTCGACGACACCGCCTCCTGCGAGGACGTCGTCCAGGAGGCCTTCATCCGCGTCCACTCCGCGCGCAAACGCGTCCGCGACCGCGACAAGACGCTCGCGTACCTGCGCCAGACGGTCGTCAACCTCTCCCGCTCGGCCCTGCGCCGCCGCATCCTCGGACTGAAGCTGCTGTCCAAGCCGATGCCGGACATGGCGAGCGCCGAGGAGGGGGCGTACGACCAGCTGGAGCGCGACTCCCTCATCAAGGCGATGAAGGGACTCCAGCGCCGCCAGCGCGAGGTCCTCGTCCTGCGCTACTTCGCGGACATGACCGAGGCACAGGTCGCCGAGACCCTCGGCATCTCCCTGGGCTCGGTGAAGGCGTACGGCTCCCGCGGCATCGCCGCGCTGCGCGTCGCCATGGAGGCACCGGCATGA